One Malus sylvestris chromosome 14, drMalSylv7.2, whole genome shotgun sequence DNA segment encodes these proteins:
- the LOC126599919 gene encoding polyadenylate-binding protein-interacting protein 11-like — protein sequence MAVVENAGVELGKSVGSNSANRNPETSTTPQNGGAVAAPNDQDLSKLSNAAAPLRHRIDQSMYVVVTPPPNGNINGNGQVAAAQRGSFEHVANHHHQRQRSNGGDFQMSNGDHHHDVDRDMRELRELFSKLNPMAEEFVPPSLANGHGLNAGFVNMALMMQNGNRNGQANGFPGRRRNNQGKRRINSRTSLAQREDRIRRTVYVSDIDQQVTEEQLAALFVTCGQVVDCRICGDPNSVLRFAFIEFTDEDGARAALSLAGTMLGFYPVRVLPSKTAIAPVNPTFLPRTEDEREMCARTIYCTNIDKKVTQADVKLFFESVCGEVYRLRLLGDYHHSTRIAFVEFVMAESAIAALNCSGVVLGSLPIRVSPSKTPVRPRAPRLPIH from the exons atggCAGTGGTTGAGAATGCAGGGGTGGAGCTTGGGAAGAGCGTGGGGTCGAACTCGGCGAATCGGAACCCGGAGACTTCGACGACGCCCCAGAACGGCGGTGCTGTTGCCGCACCCAACGATCAGGATCTGTCCAAGCTCAGCAACGCCGCCGCCCCTTTACGGCACCGCATCGATCAGAGCATGTACGTGGTGGTCACCCCTCCCCCCAACGGCAACATCAACGGCAACGGCCAGGTGGCGGCGGCTCAGCGGGGGAGCTTTGAACACGTGGCGAATCATCACCATCAGCGGCAGAGATCTAACGGCGGAGATTTTCAGATGAGTAATGGGGATCATCATCACGACGTAGACCGGGACATGAGGGAGCTGAGGGAGCTCTTCTCGAAGCTCAACCCCATGGCGGAGGAGTTCGTGCCGCCGTCACTGGCTAACGGACATGGACTCAATGCTGGGTTTGTTAACATGGCACTGATGATGCAGAACGGGAACAGAAATGGACAAGCTAATGGCTTTCCTGGTCGACGG agAAACAATCAAGGGAAACGGAGAATCAATAGCAGGACTAGTCTAGCGCAACGAGAAGATAGAATCCGAAGGACTGTGTACGTGTCTGACATTGATCAACAG GTCACTGAGGAACAGCTTGCAGCTCTCTTTGTTACTTGTGGGCAG GTTGTTGACTGCCGAATTTGCGGTGATCCTAACTCTGTTCTCCGTTTTGCCTTTATCGAGTTCACTGACGAAG ATGGTGCACGAGCTGCTTTGAGTCTCGCCGGGACAATGCTTGGATTCTACCCCGTTAGGGTGCTGCCCTCGAAGACAGCTATTGCACCTGTTAACCCCACATTCTTGCCTAGG ACTGAAGACGAACGTGAGATGTGTGCAAGAACTATCTATTGTACAAATATTGACAAAAAG GTTACTCAAGCTGATGTCAAACTCTTTTTTGAATCTGTCTGTGGAGAG GTTTATCGTTTGAGGCTGCTAGGGGACTATCACCACTCGACTCGCATTGCCTTTGTTGAGTTTGTGATG GCTGAAAGTGCAATCGCTGCTCTCAACTGTAGTGGTGTGGTTTTGGGATCATTGCCAATCAG GGTAAGTCCATCAAAGACGCCTGTTCGTCCACGCGCTCCTCGCCTTCCAATACATTGA
- the LOC126599100 gene encoding uncharacterized protein LOC126599100: MSPFTNEIERTDPPRGFTMPHFIPYKGDEDPDRHLKHYRSIMILYRNNDALMCKNFTTTLQGEAQDWFHILPPQSIWSFNELSFVFTKEYSSNRSIKRTSDHLFSIVKDHWETICDYVKRFKAEKAKIVGCNEDIATAAFRNRLPTEHPLFGKLIIGEELTLVASYALAEKHALWDEAKQSNKNESEKKHMERSPTRKDSTPETFTKFTVPIGQIIRKLKNEPWFELPPPMKGDPTRLDHTKYCAFHQGSGHNTNGCLKWNQYLDKLTNEGQCDEYLDKSTKRPTQAREVSITPKPCLGFFQISLKSQAARRTRLHKPKII; this comes from the coding sequence atGTCACCATTCACGAATGAGATCGAGCGGACAGATCCACCTCGCGGGTTCACTATGCCTCACTTCATTCCGTACAAGGGAGACGAAGATCCAGATCGACATCTCAAGCACTACCGCAGTATCATGATTCTCTACAGGAACAACGATGCGCTTATGTGCAAAAATTTTACCACAACTCTACAAggtgaggcgcaagattggtttcacATTCTACCGCCGCAGTCGATCTGGAGTTTTAACgaactttcctttgttttcactAAGGAGTATTCATCTAACCGCTCAATCAAAAGGACATCCGACCATCTCTTCAGCATCGTAAAAGACCATTGGGAGACAATTTGTGACTATGTCAAGAGATTTAAAGCGGAGAAGGCCAAGATTGTTGGTTGCAACGAAGACATAGCAACGGCAGCATTCAGAAATAGACTTCCCACCGAACATCCTTTATTCGGAAAACTGATCATAGGAGAAGAACTAACCTTAGTAGCTTCGTATGCTTTAGCAGAAAAACATGCACTATGGGACGAGGCCAAGCAGTCTAACAAAAACGAGTCAGAAAAAAAGCACATGGAACGTTCCCCAACCAGAAAAGACTCAACGCCTGAAACATTCACCAAATTCACAGTTCCAATTGGCCAAATTATCCGCAAGCTCAAGAACGAACCTTGGTTCGAACTGCCGCCACCCATGAAAGGCGATCCTACCAGGCTGGATCATACAAAGTATTGCGCATTTCATCAAGGATCAGGCCACAATACCAATGGCTGCCTGAAGTGGAATCAGTATCTTGATAAGCTGACAAATGAGGGCCAATGTGACGAGTATCTTGACAAGTCAACGAAACGGCCTACGCAAGCAAGGGAAGTCTCCATCACCCCTAAACCTTGTTTGGGTTTTTTCCAAATAAGTTTGAAGtctcaagcagctcgacgaaCAAGGCTTCACAAGCCGAAGATTATCTAG